A portion of the Apis mellifera strain DH4 linkage group LG6, Amel_HAv3.1, whole genome shotgun sequence genome contains these proteins:
- the LOC409908 gene encoding tyrosine-protein kinase CSK, producing MPTYHNAGGGYPNVSAPARQAKLDGNQNHHTIPSNVTSHPLIQNSTQHNVPSNLSASNIPSHPVSPTMTTHSNVTTPNITSHMNTGSTPVILTSNVTNPSNPAALSVNPRHEVKLNAMPWFHGKISRETAERLLRPREDGLFLVRESTNFPGDYTLCVCYQGRVQHYRVKYKNNQLTIDDEEFFENLALLVEHYEQDADGLCTQLTKSLPKEGKQDFCVDLKAFVKAGWVIQTHELELRECIGKGEFGDVLLGVYRGERVAVKMLKDNSEAAQRFLAEASLMTSLIHDNLVKLLGLVFNNQHMYLVTEYMSKGSLVDYLRSRGRLHVSKKDQINFAYDTCAGMAYLESRHVVHRDLAARNVLVAEDNSAKVSDFGLARDENFSLEGGKLPIKWTAPEALKQNKFSNKSDMWSFGILLWEIYSFGRVPYPRIPLADVVKCVEKGYKMEPPDGCPHEVYDIMRQAWDLQPEKRPTFYDIKLVLGQLKAEYTKGVN from the exons ATGCCAACGTATCACAATGCGGGTGGTGGATACCCGAATGTGTCAGCGCCAGCGCGGCAAGCGAAGCTCGATGGCAATCAAAATCACCATACGATCCCCTCAAACGTAACGTCCCATCCCCTTATACAAAATAGCACGCAACACAACGTTCCTTCCAACTTATCTGCAAGTAACATTCCGTCCCATCCAGTATCACCGACGATGACTACGCATTCGAACGTCACCACTCCTAATATAACCAGTCACATGAATACCGGATCAACGCCGGTAATCCTCACTTCGAATGTCACGAATCCTAGCAATCCTGCTGCGTTATCGGTGAATCCGAGGCACGAGGTCAAACTGAACGCTATGCC ATGGTTCCACGGGAAGATATCAAGGGAAACTGCCGAACGATTGTTGCGGCCGCGCGAAGACGGCCTGTTCCTAGTCCGGGAGTCGACGAATTTCCCCGGCGACTATACGCTGTGCGTGTGTTATCAGGGTCGTGTACAACATTACAGAGTGAAATACAAGAACAATCAATTGACTATCGACGAcgaggaatttttcgaaaatttggcCTTGCTGGTCGAGCATTATGAACAGGATGCGGATGGGTTATGTACGCAATTGACAAAATCCTTACCGAAAGAAGGCAAACAGGATTTCTGTGTGGATTTAAAGGCTTTCGTAAAGGCTGGTTGGGTAATACAGACCCACGAGTTAGAATTGAGGGAATGTATCGGGAAAGGAGAGTTCGGTGATGTGTTATTGGGCGTTTATCGAGGCGAAAGGGTCGCTGTGAAAATGCTAAAAGACAACAGTGAGGCGGCACAGAGGTTTCTGGCTGAAGCAAGTTTGATGACTTCATTGATCCACGATAATCTAGTCAAACTGCTCGGCCttgttttcaataatcaaCACATGTACCTGGTTACGGAATATATGAGCAAAGGATCCCTGGTGGATTACTTGAGATCAAGAGGGAGATTGCATGTTTCTAAGAAAGATCAGATTAATTTCGCGTA cGACACTTGCGCAGGTATGGCATATTTAGAATCTAGACACGTAGTACACAGAGATCTGGCCGCGAGAAACGTTCTCGTCGCGGAGGATAATTCGGCAAAAGTGTCAGATTTCGGTTTAGCAcgggatgaaaatttttctcttgaaGGAGGAAAACTTCCCATCAAGTGGACTGCACCAGAGGCTTTAAAGCAAAAT AAGTTTTCAAATAAGTCTGATATGTGGAGTTTTGGAATACTTTTATGGGAAATTTATTCCTTTGGACGTGTACCATATCCACGAATT cCATTAGCAGATGTTGTAAAATGTGTAGAAAAGGGATATAAAATGGAGCCACCAGATGGTTGTCCGCATGAAGTTTATGATATTATGAGACAA gcaTGGGACTTACAACCTGAAAAACGACCtactttttatgatataaaacttGTATTGGGTCAACTAAAAGCTGAATACACCAAAggtgtaaattaa
- the LOC100576233 gene encoding uncharacterized protein LOC100576233, producing the protein MANHQYQANPVQNPKSSYLPMFQQTYPNIPTSTNVQTQPNYHTILPQNVLDQIRNCVNGASSIFILPATCHQQPTASQTVQGNPTTNPAQLTNPVNPSQPISYPPSFYPYPIPMPIYNSFGQARVHCSHCWQNRQATGKGYPHGCCCHMLKVEEEHRCTPTDDDTICSKRNCPASISLQALASQFLTLPGIISCCATRLILRRIPGSNITTSMEETMEKAQVCLNTLNKEQLLSEARGAQQLNALINLHMTTNPPANIIPLLTLVQVKVNVLKAQVESLINKKVMECQGYGYEVETAGPIDPAVLSTKTNEELRHLLAVLKQKETDEQLNVNYSPYSSQRVIAEGRLATVRAKIRQVETEFDRRRSVAIPLPLPTLTSRAIQQFAESRCTFGIADAHLFEPYVQGRMFESPDPFSHCHRSHKKLCLQPREYFQDSVCIRRNVKIRDTSDTGTAMYKDAGTGESRKEKGVESKSSVEICTCETTSSEESVDEDKKKLRLDIDQREDGINSKSALKVSPHIVTRAEVCGELEKEERKEETDERAKDDEMEKIREEKSIDARIDSRERIKIKNEVKMLKRIEKKSEIIGPIQMRVKSRESVRMYKGSKTDVSKKKVFDCKYISTKELEESEEHDKTKMLRVIRERRKENQKMKEITSESKLELEGIEKDDADVSIKDKQVEITKANEIEVSKKQVVDCKYISTKELEESEEHDKKESIEKDGTDVSIKDKAVEKTTKANEIEVSKKQVVDCKYISIKQPEESEEYDKKKMFHVIRERRKENQKTKKITSEPKLELESIEKDVSIKDKQVEKTTKANEIEVSKKQVVDCKYISIKQPEESEEHDKKKMFHVIRERRKENQKMKKITSEPKLELESTERDGTDVSIKDKQVEKTTKANEIEVSKKQVVDCKYISIKQPEKSEEHDKKKIFHVTKERKKGSQKTKNVISEPKLELENIEKDNADVSIKDKQVEKTTKANEIEVSKKQVVDCKYISIKKPEETEEHDKKKMFHVIRERRKENQKTKNITSEPKLELENIEKDDADVSIKDKPVEKTTKSNETEVSKKQVVNCKYICIKQPEKSEEHDKKKMFHVIRERRKENQKTKNITSEPKLELENIEKDDADISIKNKPVEKTTKPNEIEVSKKQVIDCKYICIKQPEESEEHDKKKMFHARERRKENQKTKKITSEPKLELENIEKDDADVSIKDKTVEKMTKPNEIEVSKKQMVDCKYICIKQPEETEEHDKKKMFHVIRERRKENQKSKNVMTEPKLELETIEKNDEDISIKNEPVEKTSEANKTDALKKMMLDYKCISIKKPEESEEHDKKKIFHIIKERRKENQKPKNVTSEPKLELESVEKDDADVSIKDEPIKKTKDEADVLKKKVVDYKYVMEAEENDEDDNKKIFHVIKERKRESKRKKEIKSDRIKLENLEKDDADVSIKDEKSKFAYFPFKKLEKLKKTISHSTCTPDKENAKDDKVEKDDEVAKDEEVEKDERNKFEKKKNVQFVSTMTHVKYDKNFGDFYGWDIKEYSVQTTENQWQETVECDSSKDVGEEDETENDGVYFLSKKENCSIVFDNQKSIPVSTSIEMSNMIEKCTIAEKMFPKNCRINDEKRANGLKQFPPLKYAHQKIEETTETNIWDDTIHEKESNSSMIVCDRSSSHHSISRMENSIISVIFSKIENRFASFNSLLRNIPNFYDILSNFHFHKLSSNTHSDKNIQHSSRQITRNIKNIKSRKDSDWILLPPNACRDHKCNTSGGNRISVGEQCNVRLMKHSIIVDEEKKNYLVITGSVDEQFRQLLKNGFEKPYYTRRSIVIRSRLKNSKNSKQPLPHPPFTIIKRIKKNNDIDASQTSSCIEHHLETREKLLLLPRISEDMQTISNNEHRDEFVAIFKNEIMQRNSNSDTAINYTNDSNDYSTK; encoded by the exons ATGGCGAATCACCAGTACCAGGCAAACCCCGTGCAAAACCCGAAAAGCAGCTATCTGCCAATGTTTCAACAAACATATCCCAATATACCCACATCGACAAACGTACAAACACAACCAAATTACCACACTATCCTCCCACAAAATGTTCTTGACCAGATACGCAACTGCGTGAACGGGGCGAGTTCCATATTTATCCTGCCTGCCACGTGTCACCAACAACCAACCGCCAGCCAAACCGTCCAAGGAAACCCAACGACCAATCCAGCACAATTGACGAATCCTGTCAATCCGTCACAACCAATCTCCTATCCACCCTCCTTCTATCCCTATCCCATCCCTATGCCTATCTACAACTCGTTCGGACAAGCTCGCGTTCATTGCTCGCATTGTTGGCAAAACAGGCAAGCGACCGGCAAAGGGTATCCCCACGGATGCTGCTGCCACATGCTCAAGGTAGAGGAGGAGCATCGTTGCACACCTACAGACGATGACACTATTTGCTCGAAACGGAACTGTCCAGCTTCCATAAGCCTTCAAGCATTGGCATCGCAATTTTTGACACTTCCAGGGATTATATCTTGTTGCGCTACACGTTTGATCCTGAGGAGAATACCCGGCTCCAATATAACGACCAGCATGGAGGAGACGATGGAGAAGGCCCAAGTGTGTCTAAACACCCTTAACAAGGAACAATTGCTGTCCGAGGCGAGGGGTGCCCAGCAGTTGAACGCATTGATCAATCTTCACATGACCACGAATCCACCGGCGAATATTATCCCGTTGCTCACGCTGGTTCAGGTGAAGGTGAACGTGCTGAAGGCTCAGGTCGAGAGTTTGATCAACAAGAAGGTGATGGAGTGTCAGGGATATGGGTACGAG GTGGAAACCGCCGGCCCCATAGATCCAGCCGTGCTCAGCACCAAAACGAACGAGGAGTTGCGACACCTGCTCGCCGTGTTGAAGCAAAAGGAAACCGACGAGCAACTTAACGTGAACTACTCGCCTTACAGCTCGCAAAGAGTGATCGCCGAGGGCCGTTTAGCCACCGTCCGAGCGAAAATCCGCCAAGTGGAGACGGAGTTCGACAGGAGGAGGAGTGTCGCGATACCTCTGCCCCTGCCCACCCTCACCTCGAGGGCCATTCAACAATTCGCCGAATCCAGATGCACGTTCGGCATCGCGGACGCGCATCTGTTCGAGCCTTACGTGCAGGGCAGGATGTTCGAGTCGCCAGACCCGTTCTCCCACTGCCACCGCAGCCATAAGAAGCTTTGCCTGCAACCGCGCGAATATTTCCAGGATTCGGTGTGCATAAGGCGAAACGTTAAAATAAGGGATACGTCCGACACTGGAACCGCGATGTACAAAGATGCGGGGACGGGGGAGAGCAGGAAGGAGAAAGGGGTTGAATCGAAGTCGAGCGTGGAGATCTGCACGTGCGAGACCACTTCGTCCGAGGAGAGTGTTGatgaggataaaaaaaaactccgATTAGATATCGACCAAAGAGAAGACGGGATTAATTCGAAAAGTGCGTTGAAAGTGTCGCCTCATATCGTTACGAGAGCTGAGGTTTGTGGAGAGttggaaaaggaagagaggaaggaagagacgGATGAGAGAGCGAAGGATGATGAAATGGAGAAGATTCGCGAAGAGAAATCGATAGACGCGAGGATTGATAGCAGagaaaggattaaaattaagaatgaggttaaaatgttaaaaagaattgaGAAGAAGTCAGAAATTATTGGGCCGATTCAGATGAGGGTTAAAAGTAGGGAGAGTGTGAGAATGTATAAAGGCAGTAAGACTGATGTGTCAAAGAAGAAGGTGTTTGATTGTAAATACATTTCCACTAAGGAACTGGAAGAAAGTGAGGAGCATGATAAAACGAAGATGCTTCGTGTAATcagggaaagaagaaaagagaatcagaaaatgaaagaaattacatCAGAAtcgaaattagaattagaaggCATAGAAAAAGATGATGCAGATGtttcaattaaagataaaCAAGTGGAAATAACTAAAGCCAATGAAATTGAAGTGTCTAAGAAGCAGGTGGTTGATTGTAAATACATTTCCACTAAGGAACTGGAAGAAAGTGAGGAgcatgataaaaaagaaagcataGAAAAAGATGGTACAGATGtttcaattaaagataaaGCAGTGGAAAAAACGACTAAAGCCAATGAAATTGAAGTGTCAAAGAAGCAGGTGGTTGATTGTAAATACATTTCTATTAAGCAGCCAGAAGAAAGTGAGGagtatgataaaaagaaaatgtttcatGTAATtagggaaagaagaaaagagaatcagaaaacgaaaaaaattacatcagaaccaaaattagaattagaaagcATAGAAAAAGATGtttcaattaaagataaaCAAGTGGAAAAAACGACTAAAGCCAATGAAATTGAAGTGTCAAAGAAGCAGGTGGTTGATTGTAAATACATTTCTATTAAGCAGCCAGAAGAAAGTGAGGAGcatgataaaaagaagatgTTTCATGTAATcagggaaagaagaaaagagaatcagaaaatgaaaaaaattacatcagaaccaaaattagaattagaaagcACAGAAAGAGATGGTACAGATGtttcaattaaagataaaCAAGTGGAAAAAACGACTAAAGCCAATGAAATTGAAGTGTCAAAGAAGCAGGTGGTTGATTGTAAATACATTTCTATTAAGCAACCAGAAAAAAGTGAGGAGcatgataaaaagaagatatttcatgtaaccaaagaaagaaaaaaagggagtcaaaaaacgaaaaatgttatatctgaaccaaaattagaattagaaaacatagaaaaagataatgcagatgtttcaattaaagataaaCAAGTGGAAAAAACGACTAAAGCCAATGAAATTGAAGTGTCAAAGAAGCAGGTGGTTGATTGTAAAtacatttctattaaaaaaccaGAAGAAACTGAGGAGcatgataaaaagaagatgTTTCATGTAATcagggaaagaagaaaagagaatcaaaaaacaaaaaatattacatccgaaccaaaattagaattagaaaatatagaaaaagatgatGCAGATGtttcaattaaagataaaCCAGTAGAAAAAACGACTAAATCCAATGAAACTGAAGTATCAAAGAAGCAAGTGGTTAATTGTAAATACATTTGTATTAAGCAACCAGAAAAAAGTGAGGAGcatgataaaaagaagatgTTTCATGTAATtagggaaagaagaaaagagaatcaaaaaacaaaaaatattacatccgaaccaaaattagaattagaaaatatagaaaaagatgatgcagatatttcaattaaaaataaaccagTGGAAAAAACAACTAAACCCAATGAAATTGAAGTGTCAAAGAAACAGGTGATTGATTGTAAATACATTTGTATTAAGCAACCGGAAGAAAGTGAAGAAcatgataaaaagaagatgTTTCATGccagagaaagaagaaaagagaatcagaaaacgaaaaaaattacatctgaaccaaaattagaattagaaaacaTAGAAAAAGATGATGCAGATGtttcaattaaagataaaacagTGGAAAAAATGACTAAACCCAATGAAATTGAAGTGTCAAAGAAGCAGATGGTTGATTGTAAATACATTTGTATTAAGCAACCGGAAGAAACTGAGGAGcatgataaaaagaagatgTTTCATGTAATcagggaaagaagaaaagaaaatcaaaaatcaaaaaatgttaTGACAGAAccaaaattagaattagaaaccatagaaaaaaatgatgaagatatttcaattaaaaatgaaccAGTCGAAAAAACAAGTGAAGCCAACAAGACTGATGCGTTAAAGAAGATGATGCTTGATTACAAAtgcatttctattaaaaaaccGGAAGAAAGTGAGGAGcacgataaaaagaagatatttcatataatcaaggaaagaagaaaagagaatcaaAAACCAAAAAATGTTACATCGGAAccaaaattagaattagaaagcGTAGAAAAAGATGATGCAGATGTTTCAATTAAAGATGAACCAATCAAAAAAACCAAAGATGAGGCTGATGTATTAAAGAAGAAGGTGGTTGATTACAAATACGTTATGGAAGCAGAAGAAAATGATGAGGATGATAATAAGAAGATATTTCATGtaatcaaagaaagaaaaagagagagtaaaagaaagaaagaaattaaatcggatcgtataaaattagaaaatttagaaaaagatgaTGCAGATGTTTCAATTAAAGATGAAAAGTCAAAATTTGcttattttcctttcaaaaaactggaaaaattaaaaaaaacaatttctcatTCTACGTGCACTCCAGACAAAGAAAACGCAAAAGACGATAAAGTTGAAAAAGATGACGAAGTTGCAAAAGATGAAGAAGTTGAAAAAGATGAACGTaacaaattcgaaaagaaaaaaaatgtacagtTTGTCTCTACAATGACCCacgtaaaatatgataaaaattttggcGATTTTTACGGATgggatattaaagaatattcggTTCAAACGACTGAAAATCAATGGCAAGAAACCGTTGAATGTGATTCTTCGAAGGATGTTGGTGAAGAAGATGAAACTGAAAACGATGGTgtgtattttctttcaaagaaagaaaactgcTCGATCGTATTTGATAACCAAAAATCAATACCAGTCTCTACGAGTATCGAAATGAGcaatatgattgaaaaatgCACAATTGCTGAAAAAATGTTCCCGAAGAATTGTCGAATAAATG ATGAGAAAAGGGCAAATGGACTCAAACAATTTCCACCATTGAAGTATGCACATCAAAAGATAGAAGAAACAACAGAAACCAATATCTGGGACGATACAATTCacgaaaaagaatcgaattccTCCATGATCGTTTGCGATAGAAGTAGTTCTCATCATAGCATTTCAAGAATGGAAAATAGCATTATTTCTGTGATATTCTCTAAGATTGAGAATCGATTCGCATCATTCAATTCTTTGTTAAGAAATATACCAAATTTCTACGACATTCtatcgaattttcatttccacAAATTGTCAAGTAACACTCActctgataaaaatattcaacattcGAGCCGGCAAATTaccagaaatataaaaaatataaaatctcggAAAGACTCAGATTGGATTTTACTTCCCCCGAATGCTTGCAGAGATCACAAATGCAACACTTCCGGCGGAAATCGCATTTCGGTCGGTGAACAGTGCAATGTGCGTTTAATGAAACATTCTATAATTGtggacgaagaaaagaaaaattatttggttATTACCGGTTCCGTTGATGAACAGTTTCGACAATTGTTGAAAAACGGTTTCGAAAAACCGTATTATACTCGTAGAAGTATAGTGATAAGAAgtcgattgaaaaattccaaaaattcgaaacagcCACTTCCCCATCCTCCTTTCACGATAATTAagcgaattaaaaagaataatgatatTGATGCGTCTCAGACATCATCGTGCATCGAACATCATTTAGAAActagagaaaaattgttactCTTACCTAGAATATCGGAAGATATGCAAACTATATCCAATAATGAACATAGAGATGAATTTGtagcaatatttaaaaatgaaataatgcaACGAAACAGTAATTCTGATACTGCTATTAACTACACTAATGACTCTAATGATTATTCAACAAAATGA